A genomic window from Aquitalea aquatilis includes:
- a CDS encoding NRAMP family divalent metal transporter, with amino-acid sequence MSQLAVPQWPSASRLRRLAATLGPGLVVMLADTDAGSVLTAAQSGAQWGYRLLLLQFLIIPLLFIVQELTVRLALSTGKGYSELILQRFGRCWAQLSCAALVASCFGALLTEMSGLAGVGQLYGVPVWQSVALVAGLILLMVCSGSYRAVERVAMLFGVAELAFLYMAWHAQPNWQHIRQQVLVMPLHDASYLYLLAANLGSSVMPWTVFYQQSALIDKGLDLRDLRAARLDTMLGAVLCQLVTAAVLIASAAVFAGHGGVVLDTVPELADAFGRVLGPLAGRLLFALALSGGALVATIVVCLSAAWALGEMRGTRHSLAQHPLQAPWFYGAFALLLLAAALTVVLSHSLVRLSIATAVLNAVLLPLVLGFLFWLARSELPPGLRLQGRYAVAVGILFLLTGGLGLYAGVTGALHG; translated from the coding sequence ATGAGCCAGCTGGCTGTGCCGCAGTGGCCGTCGGCGAGTCGGCTGCGCCGACTGGCGGCCACGCTGGGGCCGGGGCTGGTGGTGATGCTGGCCGATACCGATGCCGGCAGCGTGCTGACAGCAGCCCAGAGTGGTGCGCAGTGGGGTTATCGCCTGTTGCTGCTGCAGTTCCTCATCATTCCGCTGCTGTTCATCGTGCAGGAGCTGACGGTGCGGCTGGCGCTGTCCACCGGCAAGGGTTATAGCGAGCTGATCCTGCAACGCTTTGGCCGCTGCTGGGCGCAGCTGTCCTGCGCGGCGCTGGTGGCCAGCTGTTTTGGTGCGCTGCTCACCGAAATGAGCGGGCTGGCTGGTGTCGGCCAGCTTTATGGCGTGCCGGTATGGCAGAGCGTGGCGCTGGTGGCCGGGCTGATCCTGCTGATGGTGTGCAGCGGCAGCTATCGGGCGGTCGAACGCGTGGCCATGCTGTTTGGCGTGGCCGAGCTGGCCTTCCTCTACATGGCCTGGCATGCCCAGCCAAACTGGCAGCATATCCGGCAACAGGTGTTGGTGATGCCGCTGCACGATGCCAGCTATCTCTACCTGCTGGCGGCCAATCTGGGCAGCAGCGTGATGCCGTGGACGGTGTTCTATCAGCAGTCGGCGCTGATCGACAAGGGACTGGACCTGCGCGACCTGCGCGCGGCGCGGCTGGATACCATGCTGGGGGCAGTGCTGTGCCAGCTGGTTACCGCCGCCGTGCTGATTGCCTCGGCAGCGGTGTTTGCCGGACATGGCGGGGTGGTGCTGGATACCGTGCCGGAGCTGGCCGATGCCTTTGGTCGTGTGCTGGGTCCGCTGGCTGGCCGTTTGCTGTTTGCCCTGGCGCTCAGTGGCGGCGCGCTGGTGGCCACCATCGTGGTCTGCCTGTCGGCTGCCTGGGCGCTGGGGGAAATGCGCGGCACCCGTCACTCGCTGGCGCAGCATCCGCTGCAGGCACCGTGGTTTTACGGTGCGTTTGCCCTGTTGCTGCTGGCTGCCGCACTGACCGTGGTGCTCAGCCACAGCCTGGTGCGGCTGTCCATTGCCACCGCCGTGCTCAATGCCGTGCTGCTGCCCTTGGTGCTGGGCTTTCTGTTCTGGCTGGCGCGCAGCGAGCTGCCGCCGGGGCTGCGGCTGCAAGGGCGCTATGCCGTGGCCGTGGGAATATTGTTTTTACTGACTGGCGGGCTGGGTTTGTACGCCGGGGTGACCGGAGCCTTGCATGGCTGA
- a CDS encoding YjbE family putative metal transport protein (Members of this highly hydrophobic protein family,regularly are found preceded by the yybP-ykoY manganese riboswitch (see RF00080). A metal cation transport function is proposed.) yields MELDGLMHALGMTLQVFFLDLILSGDNALVIAVACRSLPPALMRKAVLLGTGFAILLRVLLTTVVGFLLQVPLLKLLGAALLVSIAIKLLLGDDDGDALPGSAADSRQLWSAVSVVVMADLVLSLDNVVALAAAAQGSVLYLILGLLFSVPLLMYGSLFIARLLGEIPLLIPLGAALLGWVAGQIAVTDPLLADWITTQAPALQVVVPLLCVVFVLVESRIIRERAQALTPPPPLGWLDGLMGRLARIGEAGATPQVVAVATLVEHTGPQGNAEAMAVSTVPAVMSADAAVVAPVSERSPPASVEEVATTAASSEQPPETAAIRTDADKPVAADSVARPARKDGLLNSPRMALLVKLLLGVAALVGVCALGWLLFHLLSQGFLPTPAPSTKVKH; encoded by the coding sequence ATGGAGCTGGATGGTTTGATGCATGCGCTGGGCATGACGCTGCAAGTGTTTTTTCTCGACCTGATTCTCAGCGGCGACAATGCGCTGGTGATTGCGGTGGCCTGCCGCTCGCTGCCGCCAGCGCTGATGCGCAAGGCGGTGCTGCTGGGCACCGGCTTTGCCATTCTGCTGCGGGTGTTGCTGACCACGGTGGTGGGTTTCCTGCTGCAAGTGCCGCTGCTGAAACTGCTGGGCGCGGCCTTGCTGGTCAGCATTGCCATCAAGCTGCTGCTGGGTGATGACGACGGCGATGCGCTCCCCGGCAGTGCTGCCGACAGCCGTCAGCTGTGGTCGGCGGTGTCGGTGGTGGTGATGGCCGATCTGGTGCTCAGCCTGGACAATGTGGTGGCGCTGGCCGCCGCCGCGCAGGGCAGCGTGCTCTATCTGATACTCGGCCTGCTGTTCAGCGTGCCGCTGCTGATGTATGGCAGCCTGTTCATCGCCCGCCTGCTGGGTGAGATCCCCTTGCTGATTCCGCTGGGTGCCGCCCTGCTGGGCTGGGTGGCCGGCCAGATCGCTGTCACCGACCCGCTGCTGGCTGACTGGATCACTACCCAGGCCCCGGCCTTGCAGGTGGTGGTGCCATTGCTGTGCGTGGTGTTCGTGCTGGTGGAAAGCCGCATTATCCGAGAACGTGCCCAGGCACTGACTCCACCGCCGCCTCTGGGCTGGCTGGATGGCCTGATGGGCCGGCTGGCGCGCATTGGCGAAGCGGGCGCTACGCCCCAGGTCGTCGCTGTGGCTACGCTGGTCGAGCATACCGGACCGCAGGGTAATGCCGAGGCGATGGCGGTGAGCACTGTGCCAGCCGTCATGTCTGCTGATGCGGCCGTGGTGGCCCCGGTATCTGAAAGATCCCCGCCTGCCAGCGTGGAGGAGGTGGCCACAACGGCAGCCAGCAGCGAGCAGCCGCCGGAGACGGCAGCGATCCGCACGGACGCTGATAAGCCTGTCGCCGCCGACAGTGTGGCGCGGCCAGCACGCAAGGACGGTTTGCTGAATTCGCCGCGCATGGCGCTGCTGGTGAAGCTGCTGCTGGGCGTGGCGGCGCTGGTCGGGGTCTGCGCCTTGGGCTGGCTGCTGTTTCATCTGCTCAGCCAGGGCTTTTTGCCGACGCCGGCACCCAGCACCAAGGTGAAACACTGA
- a CDS encoding DUF1615 domain-containing protein, translating into MYRYLSAGLLLALAGCASSVAPVPAPVVSPAVRPAPMPDPQTLLPAPLPAPVQPAPPASAPVSKPVPAPLQPAYNNEQAGSALLERLLPRGIPARREWHGDIMSAFSHLKIPYAPQYFCAVLAVAEQESGFNPDPVVPNLSKIVWGQIEERRQKYFIPSLVVDAAMLKKSPNGQSYKERVNALRTKKQMNALFEDMIRELPFGQTIFEHKNPIRDGGPMQVSVAFAETQVRAWPYPYSYSSLRDEVFSLRGSVYFGSAILLQYPISYPDMVYRFADYNAGRYASRNAAFQQAVQHLSGQKLALDGDIMLYSDKMNRVLSGATSDTQRALNGLAGRLRMSPDEMARDLRQEKLSGFSQTALYQRVFALADQSGKAAPRQIIPQIVLISPKFTHQLTTEWFARRVDGRYQKCMARGTAS; encoded by the coding sequence ATGTATCGTTATCTGTCTGCCGGCTTGTTGCTGGCCCTCGCCGGCTGCGCCAGCAGCGTGGCTCCTGTCCCCGCTCCGGTGGTTTCCCCGGCGGTGCGCCCGGCACCGATGCCCGATCCGCAAACCCTGCTGCCCGCGCCGCTGCCGGCACCGGTCCAGCCGGCTCCGCCGGCGAGTGCGCCGGTAAGCAAGCCAGTGCCGGCTCCGCTGCAGCCGGCCTACAACAACGAACAGGCGGGTTCCGCCTTGCTGGAGCGGCTGTTGCCGCGCGGCATTCCGGCCCGCCGCGAATGGCATGGCGACATCATGAGCGCCTTTAGCCATCTGAAAATTCCGTATGCCCCGCAATACTTCTGCGCGGTGCTGGCAGTGGCCGAGCAGGAGTCTGGCTTCAATCCCGATCCGGTAGTACCCAATCTGTCCAAGATTGTTTGGGGGCAGATCGAGGAGCGGCGGCAGAAGTATTTCATTCCCTCGCTGGTGGTGGATGCCGCCATGCTGAAGAAATCGCCCAATGGCCAGAGCTACAAGGAGCGGGTGAATGCGCTGCGCACCAAGAAGCAGATGAATGCGCTGTTTGAGGACATGATTCGCGAGCTGCCGTTCGGCCAGACCATCTTCGAACACAAGAACCCCATCCGCGATGGCGGGCCGATGCAGGTGAGCGTGGCTTTTGCCGAAACCCAGGTGCGCGCCTGGCCCTATCCCTACAGCTACAGCAGCCTGCGTGATGAGGTGTTCAGCCTGCGCGGCAGCGTGTACTTCGGTTCGGCCATCCTGTTGCAATATCCCATCAGCTATCCGGACATGGTGTACCGCTTTGCCGACTACAACGCCGGCCGCTACGCCAGCCGCAATGCCGCCTTCCAGCAGGCAGTGCAGCATCTGTCCGGGCAGAAGCTGGCGCTGGATGGCGACATCATGCTGTACAGCGACAAGATGAACCGCGTGCTGTCGGGTGCCACCAGCGATACCCAGCGCGCGCTGAATGGCCTGGCCGGTCGCCTGCGCATGAGCCCGGACGAGATGGCACGTGACCTGCGCCAGGAAAAGCTGTCCGGCTTCTCGCAAACCGCGCTTTACCAGCGGGTGTTTGCGCTGGCCGATCAGTCCGGCAAGGCCGCGCCGCGCCAGATCATTCCGCAGATCGTGCTGATCAGCCCCAAGTTCACCCACCAGCTGACCACCGAGTGGTTTGCCCGCCGCGTGGATGGCCGTTATCAGAAGTGCATGGCTCGCGGCACCGCGTCGTGA
- a CDS encoding alpha-2-macroglobulin family protein has translation MATLLRPLVFTAALLSCTLASASSIVTFSPQGEIKTVSQVRASFSDSMVALGNSAAAAPFSWSCSLKGQGHWVDDKTWVLDISAMPPANTDCRFNLKPGLKDMQGGVPGGVRQFRFFTGLPVISNSWPDPGHIEEDQVFALQFNARVVEAGPLFCLSSASPERLPAQPVSAAERGILLKHLRLENEAASVATVRCSQRLPADSKLTLLHPRGNAMADKLNFQVRPPFTAALSCQRENARGACIPFASITLNFTSPVPEKLAMAIRLRGSEGERKPAAVKNSHGEPVDSVRFDPPFPPLENFSLVLPDKLRDEVERPLANAARFPLAVKLADYPPLAKFAAAPFGIIESGPDAALPITLRGVEAGLNIKTVQLGGQALRLSDDRQMLQWLNKVERYHESRIPNKAGKEVESRRLSLLSHERAAQPLKLPTQPDAQGKWPFEVVGIPLPKPGLYVVEVSSRLLGKALLAADKPMYVRTAALVSNLAVHLKRSPENAAVWVTTLDKGRPVPDAHIAVYDCKGATLWQGRTDSKGVAFVGSRLDEGSCEHGDEQSSGLFVTAHARDAQGNEDVSFVRSGWNQGIESWRFPFPTRSDAAPALLAHSILDRSLLRAGETVSMKHLLRVQSSRGLSLLKAGQLPQQLRIVHDGSSDEFVLPLSWRQGRYAESSFTLPREAKLGEYTLYLERKGSRSSGDTGQASSPELDGYSLHSGSFRVEEFRLPVMRGRISSARDAGIAASSLPLNVSLSWGNGGPAKGWPVEVSAMLTESYGHWKGYDDYNFSAPQRSREQRDSSLDGKVVLDKAAVVLDGNGNGKTMVNGLPKLDRRYDLQAEAAYRDPNGEVQTISRRLALWPSALQLGISVESWMNSGREVPLKVVVLDTTGKPVAGRKVQVSLREHRYLSSRKRLVGGFYAWEHNEEVADKGQVCSGSSDARGLLLCDISLKDAGEMELVAQAQDDKGNLAQAAQQVWVSEHDELWFDVDNNDRIDVLPEKTDYAPGDIARFQVRMPFRKATAWVGIERDGIMETRVLELEGKQPVIELKVEPDWTPNVYVSVLAIRGRVREVPWYSFFTWGWKTPGEWWDAYWHEGRDYTPATALVDLARPAFKYGIAEIRVGDAAKRLAVEISPLRKSYGIRQPVEADIKVKLPNGKPAPAGTEVAFAAVDEALLELQPNRSWELMQAMYQRHSYGVEIATAQQQVVGKRHFGRKALPPGGGGGKAPTRELLDTLLSWQPRVVLDANGHARVRFNTNDALSRFRLVAVADVGRDQFGTGEAGINVVQDVQISAGIPPLVRNGDQLQAGITVRNGSDHPLQLQVQAAAEGLPSLPPQAISLPVGESRWVSWPVTVPAELSQLKWQFQASERNGKASDRLAVAQPVEPAVPVTVEQASLQRLAPSLSLPVALPPAALPGRGGLRIKLQDRLGSSLPAVRRWFAEYPYHCLEQRSAVALGLGDKAAWQVLGQELPLYLDGNGLAAYFPLGEGAADRGSDILTTHLLAVAHEAGASLPQAGSQRMLDGLTAFVEGRIKRELLSSHQDLDARRLSAMEALARYGRFRPAMLEVLELNPQKMSTAMLLDWLSLLDRAATIPQRASRLVEATNLLRARLTYQGSHMGFTTEAADNAWWLMGNGDVNAARLLLLASRRPEWQADVPRLLTGLLARQNKGHWQTTTANLWGSLAVAQFSRQFESTPVSGSSTLSLEGSSQKLSWPQAGNQAAVLLPWPAGGRGTLQLSHQGSGAPWATVQAEAAMVLKSPRYAGYSIRKTLTPISQHTAGRYQVGDVVKVTLEITAQSDMSWVVVDDPIPAGASIQGSGLGRDSQIAGAAARQGDSADYVERRFAGYRAYYGFVPRGSLKVEYSMRLGNAGLFQLPPTRVEALYAPEVFGMLPNAAFRVIDGQ, from the coding sequence ATGGCAACCCTGCTACGCCCCCTTGTCTTCACCGCTGCCCTGCTGAGCTGCACCCTGGCCAGCGCTTCCAGCATTGTCACCTTCAGCCCGCAAGGTGAGATCAAGACCGTCAGCCAGGTGCGCGCCAGTTTCAGCGACAGCATGGTGGCGCTGGGTAACAGCGCTGCCGCCGCGCCATTCAGCTGGTCGTGCTCGCTCAAGGGCCAGGGCCACTGGGTGGACGACAAGACCTGGGTGCTGGACATCAGCGCCATGCCGCCGGCCAATACCGACTGCCGCTTCAATCTCAAACCCGGCCTGAAAGACATGCAGGGCGGCGTGCCTGGCGGTGTGCGGCAGTTCCGTTTCTTTACCGGGCTGCCGGTCATCAGTAATAGCTGGCCTGATCCCGGCCATATCGAGGAAGATCAGGTCTTTGCGCTGCAGTTCAATGCACGGGTGGTCGAGGCCGGCCCCTTGTTCTGCCTGTCTTCTGCTTCGCCGGAGCGCTTGCCCGCGCAGCCGGTCAGTGCGGCCGAGCGCGGCATCCTGCTCAAGCATCTGCGGCTGGAGAACGAGGCCGCCAGCGTGGCCACCGTGCGCTGCAGCCAGCGCCTGCCAGCGGATAGCAAGCTGACCTTGCTGCATCCGCGCGGCAATGCAATGGCGGACAAGCTGAATTTCCAGGTGCGGCCGCCCTTTACTGCCGCCCTTAGCTGCCAGCGCGAAAATGCGCGCGGTGCCTGCATTCCCTTTGCCTCGATTACTCTCAACTTCACTTCGCCGGTACCGGAAAAGCTGGCCATGGCCATCCGGCTGCGTGGCAGTGAGGGTGAGCGCAAACCGGCAGCGGTGAAAAACAGCCATGGCGAACCGGTGGACAGCGTGCGTTTCGATCCACCGTTTCCGCCACTGGAAAACTTCAGCCTGGTGTTGCCGGACAAGCTGCGTGACGAGGTGGAGCGCCCGCTGGCCAATGCTGCCCGCTTTCCGCTGGCGGTGAAGCTGGCCGACTATCCGCCACTGGCCAAGTTTGCCGCTGCCCCCTTCGGCATTATCGAATCCGGCCCGGATGCCGCCCTGCCCATTACCCTGCGCGGGGTGGAAGCCGGCCTGAACATCAAGACGGTGCAACTGGGCGGGCAGGCGCTGCGCTTGTCCGACGACCGGCAGATGCTGCAATGGCTGAACAAGGTGGAGCGCTATCATGAGTCGCGCATTCCCAACAAGGCGGGCAAGGAGGTGGAAAGCCGGCGGCTGTCACTGCTGAGCCACGAGCGCGCCGCGCAGCCACTGAAGCTGCCCACCCAGCCGGATGCCCAGGGCAAATGGCCGTTCGAGGTGGTGGGCATTCCGCTGCCCAAGCCGGGCCTGTACGTGGTGGAGGTGTCCTCGCGCCTGTTGGGCAAAGCGCTGCTGGCTGCCGACAAGCCGATGTATGTGCGCACGGCGGCCCTGGTCAGCAATCTGGCGGTGCATCTGAAGCGCTCGCCGGAAAATGCGGCGGTGTGGGTGACTACCCTGGACAAGGGGCGGCCGGTGCCGGATGCGCACATCGCCGTGTATGACTGCAAGGGCGCCACCCTGTGGCAGGGCCGTACCGACAGCAAGGGCGTGGCCTTTGTCGGCAGCCGGCTGGACGAGGGCAGCTGCGAGCACGGCGACGAGCAGTCTTCCGGCTTGTTCGTCACTGCCCATGCCCGTGATGCCCAGGGCAATGAGGATGTGTCCTTTGTCCGTTCCGGCTGGAACCAGGGCATCGAGTCCTGGCGTTTTCCCTTCCCCACGCGCAGCGACGCCGCCCCGGCCCTGCTGGCGCACAGCATTCTGGACCGCAGCCTGTTGCGTGCCGGTGAAACCGTGTCGATGAAGCACCTGCTGCGGGTGCAAAGCAGCCGTGGCCTGTCGTTGCTGAAAGCCGGACAGCTGCCGCAGCAGTTGCGCATTGTGCACGATGGCAGCAGCGACGAATTCGTGCTGCCGCTGAGCTGGCGGCAAGGGCGCTATGCCGAAAGCAGCTTTACCCTGCCACGCGAGGCCAAGCTGGGTGAATACACCCTTTATCTGGAACGCAAGGGCAGTCGCAGTAGCGGGGACACGGGCCAGGCATCGAGTCCCGAGCTGGATGGCTACTCGCTGCACAGCGGTAGTTTCCGGGTGGAAGAGTTCCGGCTGCCGGTGATGCGTGGCCGGATCAGCAGTGCGCGTGACGCCGGCATTGCCGCCAGCAGCCTGCCGTTGAACGTGTCGCTCAGCTGGGGCAACGGCGGCCCGGCCAAAGGCTGGCCGGTGGAAGTCAGCGCCATGCTGACGGAAAGCTATGGCCACTGGAAGGGCTACGACGACTACAACTTTTCTGCGCCGCAACGCAGCCGCGAACAGCGCGACAGTTCGCTGGATGGCAAGGTGGTGCTGGACAAGGCCGCCGTGGTGCTGGATGGCAACGGCAACGGCAAAACCATGGTCAACGGCCTGCCCAAGCTGGACCGCCGCTACGATCTGCAGGCCGAAGCCGCCTATCGCGACCCGAATGGCGAGGTGCAGACCATCAGCCGTCGCCTGGCGCTGTGGCCATCCGCCCTGCAACTGGGCATCAGCGTGGAAAGCTGGATGAACAGCGGGCGCGAAGTCCCGCTCAAGGTGGTGGTGCTGGATACCACCGGCAAGCCGGTGGCTGGCCGCAAGGTGCAGGTCAGCCTGCGTGAGCATCGCTATCTGTCCAGCCGCAAGCGGCTGGTGGGCGGCTTTTACGCCTGGGAACACAATGAAGAAGTCGCGGACAAGGGCCAGGTGTGCAGCGGTAGTAGCGATGCCCGTGGTCTGCTGTTGTGCGATATCAGCCTGAAGGATGCCGGTGAAATGGAGCTGGTGGCCCAGGCCCAGGATGACAAGGGCAATCTGGCGCAGGCCGCCCAGCAAGTATGGGTGAGCGAGCATGACGAGCTGTGGTTCGATGTCGACAACAACGACCGCATCGATGTGCTGCCGGAGAAAACCGACTACGCCCCCGGCGATATCGCCCGCTTCCAGGTGCGCATGCCTTTTCGCAAGGCCACGGCCTGGGTCGGCATCGAGCGCGACGGCATCATGGAAACCCGCGTGCTGGAACTGGAAGGCAAGCAGCCGGTGATCGAACTGAAGGTCGAGCCGGACTGGACGCCCAATGTTTATGTGTCGGTGCTGGCCATCCGTGGCCGGGTGCGCGAAGTGCCGTGGTATTCCTTCTTTACCTGGGGCTGGAAAACACCGGGCGAGTGGTGGGATGCCTACTGGCATGAAGGGCGGGATTATACCCCGGCCACGGCGCTGGTGGATCTGGCCCGGCCGGCCTTCAAGTACGGCATTGCCGAAATCCGCGTCGGTGATGCCGCCAAGCGGCTGGCGGTGGAAATCAGCCCGCTGCGCAAGAGCTATGGCATCCGTCAGCCGGTTGAGGCCGACATCAAGGTCAAGCTGCCCAATGGCAAACCGGCACCGGCCGGCACCGAAGTGGCTTTTGCCGCGGTGGACGAAGCCCTGCTCGAGCTGCAGCCCAATCGCAGCTGGGAGCTGATGCAGGCCATGTACCAGCGCCACAGTTACGGGGTGGAAATCGCCACGGCGCAGCAGCAGGTGGTGGGCAAGCGTCACTTTGGCCGCAAGGCCTTGCCGCCGGGTGGTGGTGGCGGCAAGGCACCCACCCGCGAACTGCTGGACACCCTGCTCAGCTGGCAGCCGCGCGTGGTGCTGGATGCCAATGGCCACGCCCGGGTGCGTTTCAATACCAATGACGCCCTCAGCCGCTTCCGCCTGGTGGCGGTAGCCGATGTCGGGCGCGACCAGTTCGGCACCGGCGAGGCCGGCATCAATGTGGTACAGGATGTGCAGATCAGCGCTGGCATTCCGCCGCTGGTGCGCAATGGCGACCAGCTACAGGCTGGCATCACCGTGCGTAATGGCAGCGATCATCCCTTGCAACTGCAAGTTCAGGCTGCGGCCGAAGGCTTGCCCTCACTGCCGCCGCAGGCCATCAGCCTGCCGGTGGGCGAGTCGCGCTGGGTGAGCTGGCCGGTGACCGTGCCGGCCGAGCTGTCGCAGCTGAAATGGCAATTCCAGGCCAGCGAGCGCAATGGCAAGGCCAGCGACCGGCTGGCAGTAGCCCAGCCGGTGGAGCCGGCTGTGCCGGTGACGGTGGAGCAGGCCAGCCTGCAACGACTGGCTCCGTCCCTGTCGCTGCCCGTGGCCTTGCCACCTGCAGCCCTGCCGGGGCGCGGGGGCTTGCGCATCAAGCTGCAGGACCGCCTGGGCAGCAGCTTGCCGGCGGTGCGGCGCTGGTTTGCCGAATATCCCTATCACTGCCTGGAACAACGTAGCGCGGTGGCGCTGGGGCTGGGCGACAAGGCTGCCTGGCAGGTGCTGGGGCAGGAGCTGCCGCTGTATCTGGATGGCAACGGCCTGGCGGCCTACTTCCCGCTGGGCGAGGGCGCGGCCGACCGGGGCAGCGATATCCTGACTACCCATTTGCTGGCCGTGGCGCACGAAGCCGGGGCCAGCCTGCCGCAAGCCGGCAGCCAGCGCATGCTGGACGGGCTGACCGCCTTTGTCGAAGGCCGCATCAAGCGCGAGCTGTTGTCCTCGCACCAGGATCTGGATGCGCGCCGGCTCAGTGCCATGGAGGCGCTGGCGCGCTATGGCCGCTTCCGTCCGGCCATGCTGGAAGTGCTGGAACTGAACCCGCAGAAAATGAGCACGGCGATGCTGCTGGACTGGCTGAGCCTGCTGGATCGCGCTGCCACCATTCCCCAGCGCGCCAGCCGGCTGGTGGAAGCGACCAATCTACTGCGGGCGCGGCTGACTTATCAGGGCAGCCACATGGGCTTTACCACCGAGGCCGCCGACAATGCCTGGTGGCTGATGGGCAATGGCGATGTCAATGCCGCACGCCTGTTGCTGCTGGCCAGCCGTCGCCCGGAATGGCAGGCCGATGTGCCACGCCTGCTCACCGGCCTGCTGGCGCGGCAGAACAAGGGCCACTGGCAGACCACCACGGCCAATCTGTGGGGCAGCCTGGCAGTGGCGCAGTTCTCGCGCCAGTTTGAAAGCACCCCGGTCAGCGGCAGCAGCACGCTGAGTCTGGAAGGCAGCAGCCAGAAGCTGAGCTGGCCGCAGGCTGGCAATCAGGCCGCCGTGTTGTTGCCGTGGCCGGCTGGCGGACGCGGCACGCTGCAACTGAGTCATCAGGGCAGCGGTGCACCCTGGGCCACGGTGCAGGCCGAAGCGGCGATGGTGTTGAAGAGCCCGCGCTACGCCGGCTACAGCATACGCAAGACGCTGACCCCCATCAGCCAGCACACTGCCGGCCGTTATCAGGTGGGTGATGTGGTCAAGGTGACGCTGGAGATCACCGCGCAGAGTGATATGAGCTGGGTGGTGGTGGATGATCCGATTCCGGCCGGAGCCAGCATCCAGGGCAGCGGGCTGGGTCGGGATTCGCAAATCGCCGGCGCGGCCGCGCGGCAAGGCGACAGTGCCGATTATGTCGAGCGGCGCTTTGCCGGTTATCGCGCCTATTACGGTTTCGTGCCGCGCGGCAGCCTGAAAGTGGAATACAGCATGCGGCTGGGCAATGCCGGGCTGTTCCAGTTGCCCCCGACCCGGGTCGAGGCGCTGTATGCGCCCGAGGTGTTCGGCATGTTGCCCAATGCAGCTTTCCGTGTGATCGATGGCCAGTAA
- the hflC gene encoding protease modulator HflC, translated as MARSYKGAGILGALAVLWLLSSSFYTLSEGQKGLIIRLGAPIEVDAEPGLKFKLPLVDSLQFYDVRLQTLAPPPEQIILGDEKRLEVETYTRYRIANPLRFYQALRTEDQARLQLTQLVSTSLRRELGKVPLKSLLSEERTRIVQQIQQETATRARSLGIEVTEVRLHRADLPLETSQAIYDRMKSARQQEARELRAQGGQWAQEIQAKADGERTVILSEAQRQSAIIHGEADAQANKVLAAAFSKDPKFYKFYRSLQTYRQALSDSAPTLLLTPDSALLHDFRNGPAAGKP; from the coding sequence ATGGCCCGCTCGTACAAAGGCGCCGGCATCCTCGGCGCGCTGGCAGTGTTGTGGCTGCTGTCCTCCTCTTTCTACACCCTCAGCGAGGGGCAGAAGGGGCTGATCATCCGCCTGGGTGCGCCCATCGAGGTGGATGCCGAGCCCGGCCTCAAGTTCAAGCTGCCGCTGGTGGACAGCCTGCAGTTTTATGATGTGCGGCTGCAAACGCTGGCACCGCCGCCGGAACAGATCATTCTGGGTGATGAAAAACGGCTGGAGGTGGAAACCTACACCCGCTACCGCATTGCCAATCCGCTGCGCTTTTATCAGGCGCTGCGCACGGAAGACCAGGCCCGCTTGCAACTGACTCAGCTGGTGAGCACCTCGTTGCGGCGCGAGCTGGGCAAGGTGCCGCTCAAATCCCTGCTATCGGAAGAACGTACCCGCATCGTGCAGCAGATCCAGCAGGAAACCGCTACCCGCGCCCGTTCCTTGGGCATCGAAGTCACCGAAGTCCGCCTGCACCGCGCCGACCTGCCGCTGGAAACCAGCCAGGCGATTTACGACCGCATGAAGTCGGCCCGCCAGCAGGAAGCACGCGAACTGCGCGCCCAGGGCGGGCAGTGGGCACAGGAAATCCAGGCCAAGGCCGATGGCGAACGCACGGTGATCCTGTCCGAGGCGCAGCGGCAGAGCGCCATCATTCACGGCGAGGCCGATGCCCAGGCCAACAAGGTGTTGGCGGCGGCTTTCAGCAAGGACCCCAAGTTCTACAAGTTTTATCGCTCGCTGCAGACTTACCGTCAGGCGCTGTCCGATTCGGCCCCTACCTTGCTGCTGACGCCGGATTCGGCGCTGCTGCATGACTTCCGCAACGGGCCGGCAGCCGGCAAGCCATGA